In a single window of the Biomphalaria glabrata chromosome 5, xgBioGlab47.1, whole genome shotgun sequence genome:
- the LOC106058863 gene encoding F-box/LRR-repeat protein 12-like isoform X2, producing MAPDNDLSVIHLPENIVLQILGYLSVKDRCIAGRVCKQWRRIVKDNSLWRHVNLLEYRLDLPKMWKVFRAHFSPCLLTFRIKGFAHSDSIKRKKPSLSDAMLKELSIRCPNLTLLELHDCNTDNLTFESLPTTLTSLLITYSTWQPRWLKGHHGHLTKLESLDLSKSVRVDNLDIEDIAKLTNLKELSLSGCYRIDGSNFELIAKNLVRLDKLNISYTGVDELAIHHISRHMKCLQELYISHCPNINDSSLTLVATGLSKLRIIDVTHCEEVTITGLETLSTRRQLKIITCVNDVTLSDFRQKLSK from the exons ATGGCACCGGATAATGACCTCAGTGTCATTCACTTGCCAGAAAACATTGTGCTACAGATATTAGGATATTTATCTGTGAAAGATCGGTGTATTGCTGGGAG gGTTTGCAAACAATGGAGGCGTATTGTGAAGGACAATTCCCTCTGGCGCCATGTCAACTTGCTAGAGTATCGACTAGATCTACCCAAGATGTGGAAAGTTTTCAGGGCTCATTTCTCTCCTTGTCTACTGACTTTCAGGATCAAAGGTTTTGCTCATTCTg ataGTATTAAAAGGAAAAAACCTTCATTGTCAGATGCAATGCTCAAAGAACTGTCCATCAGATGTCCCAATCTCACTCTTCTAGAACTTCATGATTGTAATACTGACAATCTGACATTTGAAAGTTTGCCGACCACATTGACCTCACTTTTGATCACATATTCCACCTGGCAGCCTCGGTGGCTCAAAGGTCATCATGGACACTTAACAAAACTTGAAAGCCTGGACCTCAGCAAGTCTGTAAGGGTAGACAACCTTGACATTGAAGATATTGCCAAGTTGACCAACCTTAAGGAGCTTTCTCTCAGCGGCTGCTACAGAATAGATGGTTCCAACTTTGAACTCATTGCCAAAAATCTAGTCCGTCTGGACAAATTAAATATCAGTTACACGGGTGTCGATGAGCTAGCCATTCATCATATCAGTCGTCACATGAAGTGCCTGCAGGAACTTTACATTTCTCACTGCCCCAATATTAATGACTCAAGTTTAACTCTAGTGGCTACAGGATTAAGTAAGCTGCGTATCATAGATGTTACACACTGTGAAGAAGTGACAATCACTGGACTGGAAACTCTGTCGACTCGGCGGCAGTTGAAAATAATAACCTGTGTAAACGATGTCACGTTGTCTGATTTCAGACAAAAGTTGTCTAAATGA
- the LOC106058863 gene encoding F-box/LRR-repeat protein 12-like isoform X1 translates to MEELGYAESAMAPDNDLSVIHLPENIVLQILGYLSVKDRCIAGRVCKQWRRIVKDNSLWRHVNLLEYRLDLPKMWKVFRAHFSPCLLTFRIKGFAHSDSIKRKKPSLSDAMLKELSIRCPNLTLLELHDCNTDNLTFESLPTTLTSLLITYSTWQPRWLKGHHGHLTKLESLDLSKSVRVDNLDIEDIAKLTNLKELSLSGCYRIDGSNFELIAKNLVRLDKLNISYTGVDELAIHHISRHMKCLQELYISHCPNINDSSLTLVATGLSKLRIIDVTHCEEVTITGLETLSTRRQLKIITCVNDVTLSDFRQKLSK, encoded by the exons CCATGGCACCGGATAATGACCTCAGTGTCATTCACTTGCCAGAAAACATTGTGCTACAGATATTAGGATATTTATCTGTGAAAGATCGGTGTATTGCTGGGAG gGTTTGCAAACAATGGAGGCGTATTGTGAAGGACAATTCCCTCTGGCGCCATGTCAACTTGCTAGAGTATCGACTAGATCTACCCAAGATGTGGAAAGTTTTCAGGGCTCATTTCTCTCCTTGTCTACTGACTTTCAGGATCAAAGGTTTTGCTCATTCTg ataGTATTAAAAGGAAAAAACCTTCATTGTCAGATGCAATGCTCAAAGAACTGTCCATCAGATGTCCCAATCTCACTCTTCTAGAACTTCATGATTGTAATACTGACAATCTGACATTTGAAAGTTTGCCGACCACATTGACCTCACTTTTGATCACATATTCCACCTGGCAGCCTCGGTGGCTCAAAGGTCATCATGGACACTTAACAAAACTTGAAAGCCTGGACCTCAGCAAGTCTGTAAGGGTAGACAACCTTGACATTGAAGATATTGCCAAGTTGACCAACCTTAAGGAGCTTTCTCTCAGCGGCTGCTACAGAATAGATGGTTCCAACTTTGAACTCATTGCCAAAAATCTAGTCCGTCTGGACAAATTAAATATCAGTTACACGGGTGTCGATGAGCTAGCCATTCATCATATCAGTCGTCACATGAAGTGCCTGCAGGAACTTTACATTTCTCACTGCCCCAATATTAATGACTCAAGTTTAACTCTAGTGGCTACAGGATTAAGTAAGCTGCGTATCATAGATGTTACACACTGTGAAGAAGTGACAATCACTGGACTGGAAACTCTGTCGACTCGGCGGCAGTTGAAAATAATAACCTGTGTAAACGATGTCACGTTGTCTGATTTCAGACAAAAGTTGTCTAAATGA
- the LOC106058811 gene encoding mucolipin-3-like isoform X7, which produces MARKEVEMDNMAGQNRNYGSFSSESGNINNDEATGDGNNPIIPQSQDSKPAKLARQKSYYTPSMVDDLRKRNKLYFLDPITKLRNFHGFPWKLTLQIIKLVLITAQVIIFGGQRENIVEYFERSELTYRHLLLKEWGPAYETLPYPPASGEYAVYSMSELFSHMNYVMEQYYKLPEKSLATVTLNRDKQTHRPYPIELCFRANSFVEYDNGSYIVSADVMHNCTYVAPTGKPGNETYDIRGDLKRQNFTVPFNRTLSLSLKFYIRTFHLNLLETHYGPTCYNMSIQILYTNSERSGQIVIDMNTSPQEIECEGKIMSPEAQYETDNMKVKVIAFDGVVIVICCLSSILCSRSLKRANNLRKDTATFFKLHKGKLFSFSNHMEYINMWYILIICNDVLTVIGSSFKIQLETRVFSVTSENYEVCSVLLGGGVFLTFVGILRYLGFFKSYNVLILTLKTSFPHVLRFLVCAICLYTGFLFCGWVVFSPYHIKFRKLSTASECLFALVNGDDMFVTFSALSNNSDTIWYFHRVYLYVFIALFIYVVISVFIAVIMENYENLKHYYEAGFPDTEVQAFIKEDGEMSMKEVFRHVQRGGRWHNWFFCIFPCFGCLRRGLASDKESLGGPDEHPS; this is translated from the exons ATGGCACGCAAGGAAGTGG AAATGGACAACATGGCTGGACAAAACCGCAACTATGGCAGCTTCTCCTCGGAATCTGGGAACATTAATAATGATGAAGCCACTGGAGATGGCAACAATCCCATCATTCCACAGAGTCAAGACAGTAAACCAGCCAA GCTAGCACGTCAGAAGTCCTACTACACGCCATCTATGGTGGATGATCTGCGGAAGAGAAACAAGCTGTACTTTCTGGATCCAATAACCAAATTGAGAAATTTTCATGGGTTTCCATGGAAACTGACCCTGCAGATCATCAAATTAGTTCTGATTACAGCGCag GTGATCATTTTTGGAGGCCAGAGGGAGAACATCGTGGAATACTTTGAACGCAGTGAACTGACCTACAGGCACTTACTACTGAAGGAATGGGGACCAGCTTATGAGACATTACCTTACCCCCCAGCTTCAGGGGAGTATGCTGTTTATTCCATGTCTGAATTGTTCAGTCATATGAACTATGTCATGGAACAG tACTATAAGTTACCCGAGAAGTCACTGGCCACTGTTACGCTGAATAGAGACAAGCAGACCCACAGACCTTATCCTATCGAACTATGCTTCAGGGCGAACTCTTTTGTGGAGTATGATAATGGAAGTTATATTGTGTCTGCGGATGTCATGCATA ATTGTACCTATGTGGCACCTACTGGCAAACCAGGAAATGAAACATATGATATTCGTGGCGATCTGAAACGTCAAAATTTTACAGTGCCCTTTAATAG GACGCTGAGTCTGAGTTTGAAGTTTTACATTCGGACTTTCCACTTGAACCTTTTGGAGACTCACTATGGACCTACATGTTACAACATGTCAATACAG ATCCTGTACACTAACAGTGAACGCAGTGGGCAGATTGTCATTGATATGAATACTTCCCCGCAAGAGATAGAATGTGAAGGGAAGATCATGTCCCCTGAGGCTCAGT ATGAAACAGACAACATGAAGGTGAAGGTCATCGCCTTTGATGGTGTGGTGATAGTCATTTGTTGCCTGTCCTCCATCCTGTGCTCCAGGTCTCTCAAGAGAGCCAACAATTTGCGTAAG GACACAGCCACTTTTTTTAAGCTTCACAAAGGGAAGCTATTCAGTTTTTCTAATCACATGGAGTACATCAACATGTGGTACATCCTCATCATCTGTAACGACGTCCTGACAGTCATTGGATCATCTTTCAAGATCCAGCTGGAGACTAGG GTATTTTCAGTAACCTCAGAAAACTATGAGGTCTGCAGTGTGCTTTTGGGAGGAGGAGTGTTTCTGACATTTGTTGGCATCTTGAGGTATCTGGGTTTCTTCAAGTCTTACAAT GTGTTAATTCTGACGTTAAAAACTTCCTTTCCACACGTTCTAAGATTCCTGGTGTGTGCCATCTGCCTGTACACTGGATTTTTATTCTGTGGGTGGGTCGTCTTCTCCCCCTACCACATTAAG TTTCGTAAGCTGAGCACAGCATCTGAATGTTTGTTTGCCCTGGTCAATGGGGACGACATGTTTGTAACCTTCTCGGCACTGTCCAACAACAGTGACACCATCTGGTACTTCCATAGAGTCTACCTCTATGTCTTCATAGCTCTCTTCATCTACGTTGTCATCAGTGTCTTCATTGCTGTCATCATGGAAAACTATGAAAATTTGAAG CACTACTATGAGGCTGGCTTCCCTGATACTGAAGTGCAGGCTTTTATTAAAGAGGATGGAGAGATGTCAATGAAGGAGGTATTCAGGCATGTACAGAGAGGGGGACGGTGGCATAATTGGTTCTTCTGTATATTTCCTTGTTTTGGATGTCTACGAAG AGGGCTAGCAAGTGATAAGGAGTCCCTTGGa GGACCAGATGAGCATCCAAGCTAA
- the LOC106058811 gene encoding mucolipin-3-like isoform X8 has protein sequence MDNMAGQNRNYGSFSSESGNINNDEATGDGNNPIIPQSQDSKPAKLARQKSYYTPSMVDDLRKRNKLYFLDPITKLRNFHGFPWKLTLQIIKLVLITAQVIIFGGQRENIVEYFERSELTYRHLLLKEWGPAYETLPYPPASGEYAVYSMSELFSHMNYVMEQYYKLPEKSLATVTLNRDKQTHRPYPIELCFRANSFVEYDNGSYIVSADVMHNCTYVAPTGKPGNETYDIRGDLKRQNFTVPFNRTLSLSLKFYIRTFHLNLLETHYGPTCYNMSIQILYTNSERSGQIVIDMNTSPQEIECEGKIMSPEAQYETDNMKVKVIAFDGVVIVICCLSSILCSRSLKRANNLRKDTATFFKLHKGKLFSFSNHMEYINMWYILIICNDVLTVIGSSFKIQLETRVFSVTSENYEVCSVLLGGGVFLTFVGILRYLGFFKSYNVLILTLKTSFPHVLRFLVCAICLYTGFLFCGWVVFSPYHIKFRKLSTASECLFALVNGDDMFVTFSALSNNSDTIWYFHRVYLYVFIALFIYVVISVFIAVIMENYENLKHYYEAGFPDTEVQAFIKEDGEMSMKEVFRHVQRGGRWHNWFFCIFPCFGCLRRGLASDKESLGGPDEHPS, from the exons ATGGACAACATGGCTGGACAAAACCGCAACTATGGCAGCTTCTCCTCGGAATCTGGGAACATTAATAATGATGAAGCCACTGGAGATGGCAACAATCCCATCATTCCACAGAGTCAAGACAGTAAACCAGCCAA GCTAGCACGTCAGAAGTCCTACTACACGCCATCTATGGTGGATGATCTGCGGAAGAGAAACAAGCTGTACTTTCTGGATCCAATAACCAAATTGAGAAATTTTCATGGGTTTCCATGGAAACTGACCCTGCAGATCATCAAATTAGTTCTGATTACAGCGCag GTGATCATTTTTGGAGGCCAGAGGGAGAACATCGTGGAATACTTTGAACGCAGTGAACTGACCTACAGGCACTTACTACTGAAGGAATGGGGACCAGCTTATGAGACATTACCTTACCCCCCAGCTTCAGGGGAGTATGCTGTTTATTCCATGTCTGAATTGTTCAGTCATATGAACTATGTCATGGAACAG tACTATAAGTTACCCGAGAAGTCACTGGCCACTGTTACGCTGAATAGAGACAAGCAGACCCACAGACCTTATCCTATCGAACTATGCTTCAGGGCGAACTCTTTTGTGGAGTATGATAATGGAAGTTATATTGTGTCTGCGGATGTCATGCATA ATTGTACCTATGTGGCACCTACTGGCAAACCAGGAAATGAAACATATGATATTCGTGGCGATCTGAAACGTCAAAATTTTACAGTGCCCTTTAATAG GACGCTGAGTCTGAGTTTGAAGTTTTACATTCGGACTTTCCACTTGAACCTTTTGGAGACTCACTATGGACCTACATGTTACAACATGTCAATACAG ATCCTGTACACTAACAGTGAACGCAGTGGGCAGATTGTCATTGATATGAATACTTCCCCGCAAGAGATAGAATGTGAAGGGAAGATCATGTCCCCTGAGGCTCAGT ATGAAACAGACAACATGAAGGTGAAGGTCATCGCCTTTGATGGTGTGGTGATAGTCATTTGTTGCCTGTCCTCCATCCTGTGCTCCAGGTCTCTCAAGAGAGCCAACAATTTGCGTAAG GACACAGCCACTTTTTTTAAGCTTCACAAAGGGAAGCTATTCAGTTTTTCTAATCACATGGAGTACATCAACATGTGGTACATCCTCATCATCTGTAACGACGTCCTGACAGTCATTGGATCATCTTTCAAGATCCAGCTGGAGACTAGG GTATTTTCAGTAACCTCAGAAAACTATGAGGTCTGCAGTGTGCTTTTGGGAGGAGGAGTGTTTCTGACATTTGTTGGCATCTTGAGGTATCTGGGTTTCTTCAAGTCTTACAAT GTGTTAATTCTGACGTTAAAAACTTCCTTTCCACACGTTCTAAGATTCCTGGTGTGTGCCATCTGCCTGTACACTGGATTTTTATTCTGTGGGTGGGTCGTCTTCTCCCCCTACCACATTAAG TTTCGTAAGCTGAGCACAGCATCTGAATGTTTGTTTGCCCTGGTCAATGGGGACGACATGTTTGTAACCTTCTCGGCACTGTCCAACAACAGTGACACCATCTGGTACTTCCATAGAGTCTACCTCTATGTCTTCATAGCTCTCTTCATCTACGTTGTCATCAGTGTCTTCATTGCTGTCATCATGGAAAACTATGAAAATTTGAAG CACTACTATGAGGCTGGCTTCCCTGATACTGAAGTGCAGGCTTTTATTAAAGAGGATGGAGAGATGTCAATGAAGGAGGTATTCAGGCATGTACAGAGAGGGGGACGGTGGCATAATTGGTTCTTCTGTATATTTCCTTGTTTTGGATGTCTACGAAG AGGGCTAGCAAGTGATAAGGAGTCCCTTGGa GGACCAGATGAGCATCCAAGCTAA
- the LOC106058811 gene encoding mucolipin-3-like isoform X5: protein MNHIIGMTQLTGTTQLTEQEMDNMAGQNRNYGSFSSESGNINNDEATGDGNNPIIPQSQDSKPAKLARQKSYYTPSMVDDLRKRNKLYFLDPITKLRNFHGFPWKLTLQIIKLVLITAQVIIFGGQRENIVEYFERSELTYRHLLLKEWGPAYETLPYPPASGEYAVYSMSELFSHMNYVMEQYYKLPEKSLATVTLNRDKQTHRPYPIELCFRANSFVEYDNGSYIVSADVMHNCTYVAPTGKPGNETYDIRGDLKRQNFTVPFNRTLSLSLKFYIRTFHLNLLETHYGPTCYNMSIQILYTNSERSGQIVIDMNTSPQEIECEGKIMSPEAQYETDNMKVKVIAFDGVVIVICCLSSILCSRSLKRANNLRKDTATFFKLHKGKLFSFSNHMEYINMWYILIICNDVLTVIGSSFKIQLETRVFSVTSENYEVCSVLLGGGVFLTFVGILRYLGFFKSYNVLILTLKTSFPHVLRFLVCAICLYTGFLFCGWVVFSPYHIKFRKLSTASECLFALVNGDDMFVTFSALSNNSDTIWYFHRVYLYVFIALFIYVVISVFIAVIMENYENLKHYYEAGFPDTEVQAFIKEDGEMSMKEVFRHVQRGGRWHNWFFCIFPCFGCLRRGLASDKESLGGPDEHPS, encoded by the exons atgaATCACATCATTGGAATGACTCAACTTACCGGAACGACCCAATTGACGGAACAAG AAATGGACAACATGGCTGGACAAAACCGCAACTATGGCAGCTTCTCCTCGGAATCTGGGAACATTAATAATGATGAAGCCACTGGAGATGGCAACAATCCCATCATTCCACAGAGTCAAGACAGTAAACCAGCCAA GCTAGCACGTCAGAAGTCCTACTACACGCCATCTATGGTGGATGATCTGCGGAAGAGAAACAAGCTGTACTTTCTGGATCCAATAACCAAATTGAGAAATTTTCATGGGTTTCCATGGAAACTGACCCTGCAGATCATCAAATTAGTTCTGATTACAGCGCag GTGATCATTTTTGGAGGCCAGAGGGAGAACATCGTGGAATACTTTGAACGCAGTGAACTGACCTACAGGCACTTACTACTGAAGGAATGGGGACCAGCTTATGAGACATTACCTTACCCCCCAGCTTCAGGGGAGTATGCTGTTTATTCCATGTCTGAATTGTTCAGTCATATGAACTATGTCATGGAACAG tACTATAAGTTACCCGAGAAGTCACTGGCCACTGTTACGCTGAATAGAGACAAGCAGACCCACAGACCTTATCCTATCGAACTATGCTTCAGGGCGAACTCTTTTGTGGAGTATGATAATGGAAGTTATATTGTGTCTGCGGATGTCATGCATA ATTGTACCTATGTGGCACCTACTGGCAAACCAGGAAATGAAACATATGATATTCGTGGCGATCTGAAACGTCAAAATTTTACAGTGCCCTTTAATAG GACGCTGAGTCTGAGTTTGAAGTTTTACATTCGGACTTTCCACTTGAACCTTTTGGAGACTCACTATGGACCTACATGTTACAACATGTCAATACAG ATCCTGTACACTAACAGTGAACGCAGTGGGCAGATTGTCATTGATATGAATACTTCCCCGCAAGAGATAGAATGTGAAGGGAAGATCATGTCCCCTGAGGCTCAGT ATGAAACAGACAACATGAAGGTGAAGGTCATCGCCTTTGATGGTGTGGTGATAGTCATTTGTTGCCTGTCCTCCATCCTGTGCTCCAGGTCTCTCAAGAGAGCCAACAATTTGCGTAAG GACACAGCCACTTTTTTTAAGCTTCACAAAGGGAAGCTATTCAGTTTTTCTAATCACATGGAGTACATCAACATGTGGTACATCCTCATCATCTGTAACGACGTCCTGACAGTCATTGGATCATCTTTCAAGATCCAGCTGGAGACTAGG GTATTTTCAGTAACCTCAGAAAACTATGAGGTCTGCAGTGTGCTTTTGGGAGGAGGAGTGTTTCTGACATTTGTTGGCATCTTGAGGTATCTGGGTTTCTTCAAGTCTTACAAT GTGTTAATTCTGACGTTAAAAACTTCCTTTCCACACGTTCTAAGATTCCTGGTGTGTGCCATCTGCCTGTACACTGGATTTTTATTCTGTGGGTGGGTCGTCTTCTCCCCCTACCACATTAAG TTTCGTAAGCTGAGCACAGCATCTGAATGTTTGTTTGCCCTGGTCAATGGGGACGACATGTTTGTAACCTTCTCGGCACTGTCCAACAACAGTGACACCATCTGGTACTTCCATAGAGTCTACCTCTATGTCTTCATAGCTCTCTTCATCTACGTTGTCATCAGTGTCTTCATTGCTGTCATCATGGAAAACTATGAAAATTTGAAG CACTACTATGAGGCTGGCTTCCCTGATACTGAAGTGCAGGCTTTTATTAAAGAGGATGGAGAGATGTCAATGAAGGAGGTATTCAGGCATGTACAGAGAGGGGGACGGTGGCATAATTGGTTCTTCTGTATATTTCCTTGTTTTGGATGTCTACGAAG AGGGCTAGCAAGTGATAAGGAGTCCCTTGGa GGACCAGATGAGCATCCAAGCTAA
- the LOC106058811 gene encoding mucolipin-3-like isoform X6, producing the protein MCATNATPARTRDMVFFEMDNMAGQNRNYGSFSSESGNINNDEATGDGNNPIIPQSQDSKPAKLARQKSYYTPSMVDDLRKRNKLYFLDPITKLRNFHGFPWKLTLQIIKLVLITAQVIIFGGQRENIVEYFERSELTYRHLLLKEWGPAYETLPYPPASGEYAVYSMSELFSHMNYVMEQYYKLPEKSLATVTLNRDKQTHRPYPIELCFRANSFVEYDNGSYIVSADVMHNCTYVAPTGKPGNETYDIRGDLKRQNFTVPFNRTLSLSLKFYIRTFHLNLLETHYGPTCYNMSIQILYTNSERSGQIVIDMNTSPQEIECEGKIMSPEAQYETDNMKVKVIAFDGVVIVICCLSSILCSRSLKRANNLRKDTATFFKLHKGKLFSFSNHMEYINMWYILIICNDVLTVIGSSFKIQLETRVFSVTSENYEVCSVLLGGGVFLTFVGILRYLGFFKSYNVLILTLKTSFPHVLRFLVCAICLYTGFLFCGWVVFSPYHIKFRKLSTASECLFALVNGDDMFVTFSALSNNSDTIWYFHRVYLYVFIALFIYVVISVFIAVIMENYENLKHYYEAGFPDTEVQAFIKEDGEMSMKEVFRHVQRGGRWHNWFFCIFPCFGCLRRGLASDKESLGGPDEHPS; encoded by the exons ATGTGTGCTACCAACGCCACCCCAGCACGTACTAGAGACATGGTTTTCTTCG AAATGGACAACATGGCTGGACAAAACCGCAACTATGGCAGCTTCTCCTCGGAATCTGGGAACATTAATAATGATGAAGCCACTGGAGATGGCAACAATCCCATCATTCCACAGAGTCAAGACAGTAAACCAGCCAA GCTAGCACGTCAGAAGTCCTACTACACGCCATCTATGGTGGATGATCTGCGGAAGAGAAACAAGCTGTACTTTCTGGATCCAATAACCAAATTGAGAAATTTTCATGGGTTTCCATGGAAACTGACCCTGCAGATCATCAAATTAGTTCTGATTACAGCGCag GTGATCATTTTTGGAGGCCAGAGGGAGAACATCGTGGAATACTTTGAACGCAGTGAACTGACCTACAGGCACTTACTACTGAAGGAATGGGGACCAGCTTATGAGACATTACCTTACCCCCCAGCTTCAGGGGAGTATGCTGTTTATTCCATGTCTGAATTGTTCAGTCATATGAACTATGTCATGGAACAG tACTATAAGTTACCCGAGAAGTCACTGGCCACTGTTACGCTGAATAGAGACAAGCAGACCCACAGACCTTATCCTATCGAACTATGCTTCAGGGCGAACTCTTTTGTGGAGTATGATAATGGAAGTTATATTGTGTCTGCGGATGTCATGCATA ATTGTACCTATGTGGCACCTACTGGCAAACCAGGAAATGAAACATATGATATTCGTGGCGATCTGAAACGTCAAAATTTTACAGTGCCCTTTAATAG GACGCTGAGTCTGAGTTTGAAGTTTTACATTCGGACTTTCCACTTGAACCTTTTGGAGACTCACTATGGACCTACATGTTACAACATGTCAATACAG ATCCTGTACACTAACAGTGAACGCAGTGGGCAGATTGTCATTGATATGAATACTTCCCCGCAAGAGATAGAATGTGAAGGGAAGATCATGTCCCCTGAGGCTCAGT ATGAAACAGACAACATGAAGGTGAAGGTCATCGCCTTTGATGGTGTGGTGATAGTCATTTGTTGCCTGTCCTCCATCCTGTGCTCCAGGTCTCTCAAGAGAGCCAACAATTTGCGTAAG GACACAGCCACTTTTTTTAAGCTTCACAAAGGGAAGCTATTCAGTTTTTCTAATCACATGGAGTACATCAACATGTGGTACATCCTCATCATCTGTAACGACGTCCTGACAGTCATTGGATCATCTTTCAAGATCCAGCTGGAGACTAGG GTATTTTCAGTAACCTCAGAAAACTATGAGGTCTGCAGTGTGCTTTTGGGAGGAGGAGTGTTTCTGACATTTGTTGGCATCTTGAGGTATCTGGGTTTCTTCAAGTCTTACAAT GTGTTAATTCTGACGTTAAAAACTTCCTTTCCACACGTTCTAAGATTCCTGGTGTGTGCCATCTGCCTGTACACTGGATTTTTATTCTGTGGGTGGGTCGTCTTCTCCCCCTACCACATTAAG TTTCGTAAGCTGAGCACAGCATCTGAATGTTTGTTTGCCCTGGTCAATGGGGACGACATGTTTGTAACCTTCTCGGCACTGTCCAACAACAGTGACACCATCTGGTACTTCCATAGAGTCTACCTCTATGTCTTCATAGCTCTCTTCATCTACGTTGTCATCAGTGTCTTCATTGCTGTCATCATGGAAAACTATGAAAATTTGAAG CACTACTATGAGGCTGGCTTCCCTGATACTGAAGTGCAGGCTTTTATTAAAGAGGATGGAGAGATGTCAATGAAGGAGGTATTCAGGCATGTACAGAGAGGGGGACGGTGGCATAATTGGTTCTTCTGTATATTTCCTTGTTTTGGATGTCTACGAAG AGGGCTAGCAAGTGATAAGGAGTCCCTTGGa GGACCAGATGAGCATCCAAGCTAA